In a single window of the Papaver somniferum cultivar HN1 chromosome 8, ASM357369v1, whole genome shotgun sequence genome:
- the LOC113304191 gene encoding uncharacterized protein LOC113304191 isoform X3 has translation MPITRSQERGVSPHVWQSSDAGIPLKKRKFMFVRQPSPEPELKSSPRLESREEEQSVGNTSDASCPTEFSGLHSCVSTEKSVPEESIPGKEEEGSAGGNVSLALNASGLTEVNGFHGCSSIEESISGKGEEGSAGTNVSLALTASGPTEFNGFHGCSSIEESIPGNIEEGGNVSLALTASSPTEFSGFHGSSNSALTVSAGIGSELSLQLAPSINPVPETGKEEVIRKADCSMGVETDNSTNSIKTELLFVSKVSADMASAGEQTQRVCKDQDKLDPNKWNLGLPNGQKFSSSSDLKLGLNSAHDANRTHWDLNTTMETWEGSLKGAASVGRNGCINAVDDVSTRDMKPVIGSSQMVISKAEGSNVDLGKKIFNKSKQQCGPDDLLRLGVHPSVPQSGLSLGLPYLPKQVDSSRVSSNLKLSERLVPPPKANRIVKSEPSDEGSRLEPVVKPIPPKTVPLQGRTAETPKAAKFLPNYVNLRTLKSEPGQGVCVENPKRVEIRPLNSLVPTPSVAVASDTRTPVEEGISHALQFPVAGLSNLNQQGGRKVEPVAKLIPTKIVQSQGCTAETHMPTKIVQTSVNLRAVKSEPGQVVCAENPKGVEKLCMQSEICPLNSVVHTPPVAVASDPGTAITEGISPALQLPIAGVSNSNTKEAADRALLPAKKEMLLCGGVEQGATNNVPAAVGSLSQIASPDGKESKSADDSIGLPEKECPDVANPDDTESNLMDGHHSKPLENREASASDKKVDIPAEEEYPSGNDCTSDGNQDTNAHGVENNDCENGEAQKTLEHSAIEEGIGIRQVLDGARNLLDDNRESASDVDMDISESDDCAEKSESILLDRKEEQCHSGVAFFNVPLPVESSIARNQEEEFIKYVRQLDQAERELQRGSSVFSKTESHVNNEEIAKDVNVGGNKSRIINLPRASSNVSQSGESGKIPIEGMVLSTRNHGEGSNNAEFEGEKFRGRGSREGRYMDPRFERKRNRDHQPFRSSGSEFRHSRGRVDNRVRNVRSEWDPEFSTEHGHGHSNFRFTRSKDNISAKYEGSDFVPRGGRTVGTGRGRGRRKSLDNELQSYRHPPSRRRSPGEREGPVSRGVRIRRGPRDISPDRCIPEDDPDLIGLRHEEKFIRVLPGEVINKKFSRSQPQYERLQDSFLHGNQSFLPMQRRIPQHMPQIHSKSPPRSRTRSPGPWLSPRRRSPDEFVGHPDLNNCRSPRLYRIERMTSPQRHPCYAEGMVVRRNGSPPQYVTRPCNDSREMGSSRDLDHPRSYMRSRSPAGQIVPRNARRFVVDPRERPETDELFAEAIHSSRFHDLLVSNGGEDDRRNGIERPGPVRSFHPPYNDNSDVANFHHHDEDGPPSRPYRFIAEVDGEIHERGNTRGRRFERGSVRGRGFERQIKNQPDKAPPRTRSAEEQEESYWQSEQQNWHEMSPF, from the exons ATGCCAATAACTAGATCTCAAGAG CGAGGAGTTAGTCCCCATGTTTGGCAATCTAGTGATGCAGGTATTCCTCTCAAGAAAAGGAAGTTTATGTTTGTCAGGCAGCCATCACCAGAGCCTGAATTAAAGTCTTCGCCTAGATTGGAATCTCGTGAGGAAGAACAGAGTGTTGGAAATACTTCAGATGCAAGTTGTCCCACAGAATTTAGTGGGCTTCATAGTTGTGTTAGTACTGAGAAATCTGTACCCGAGGAATCTATACCggggaaagaagaagagggttcTGCTGGCGGAAATGTTAGCTTGGCTCTGAATGCAAGTGGTCTGACAGAAGTTAATGGGTTTCATGGTTGTAGTAGTATCGAGGAATCTATATCGGGGAAAGGAGAAGAGGGCTCTGCTGGCACAAATGTTAGCTTGGCTCTGACAGCAAGTGGCCCAACAGAATTTAATGGGTTTCATGGTTGTAGTAGTATTGAAGAATCTATACCAGGGAACATAGAAGAGGGCGGAAATGTTAGCTTGGCTCTGACTGCAAGTAGTCCGACAGAATTTAGTGGTTTTCATGGTTCTAGTAATAGTGCGCTGACTGTTTCAGCAGGTATTGGTTCTGAACTGAGTTTGCAATTGGCACCTTCCATAAATCCTGTACCAGAAACAGGGAAAGAAGAAGTGATTAGAAAAGCCGATTGTAGCATGGGTGTCGAAACTGATAATTCTACAAACTCAATAAAGACTGAATTGCTATTTGTTTCCAAAGTGTCAGCAGATATGGCTTCAGCTGGTGAACAGACTCAAAGGGTATGCAAGGATCAGGATAAATTAGATCCCAATAAATGGAACTTGGGGTTGCCCAACGGTCAAAAATTCAGTAGTAGTAGTGATTTGAAGTTGGGCTTAAACAGTGCTCATGATGCAAATAGGACACACTGGGATTTGAACACTACGATGGAGACATGGGAGGGATCTCTGAAAGGTGCAGCTTCTGTTGGTAGGAACGGTTGTATTAATGCAGTAGATGACGTAAGCACACGTGATATGAAGCCTGTGATAGGCTCATCTCAGATGGTTATTAGTAAAGCAGAGGGCAGTAATGTTGATTTAGGAAAGAAGATTTTTAACAAGAGTAAGCAACAGTGTGGACCGGATGATCTCCTTCGTTTAGGGGTACATCCTTCGGTTCCTCAGTCAGGTTTGAGTCTAGGACTCCCGTATCTCCCGAAACAAGTAGATTCAAGTAGAGTGTCATCTAATTTGAAGTTATCTGAACGGCTGGTGCCACCACCTAAAGCCAATAGAATTGTCAAATCTGAACCATCTGATGAGGGTAGTAGACTTGAACCTGTAGTAAAACCGATACCTCCAAAAACAGTTCCATTGCAGGGGCGTACTGCTGAAACACCTAAAGCCGCAAAATTTTTACCAAATTATGTAAACCTTAGAACACTCAAATCCGAACCAGGTCAGGGTGTTTGCGTTGAAAACCCCAAGAGAGTAGAAATTCGTCCTCTTAACTCTTTGGTGCCCACTCCTtctgttgctgttgcttctgaCACAAGAACACCTGTAGAGGAAGGAATTTCACATGCCTTACAGTTTCCTGTTGCGGGGTTGTCAAATCTGAACCAACAAGGAGGTCGTAAAGTTGAACCTGTAGCAAAACTGATACCTACAAAAATAGTACAATCACAGGGGTGTACTGCAGAAACTCACATGCCCACAAAAATTGTACAGACTTCTGTAAACCTAAGAGCAGTCAAATCCGAACCAGGTCAGGTTGTTTGCGCTGAAAACCCAAAGGGAGTAGAAAAATTGTGTATGCAATCAGAGATTTGTCCTCTTAACTCTGTGGTGCACACTCCTcctgttgctgttgcttctgaCCCAGGAACAGCTATAACTGAAGGAATTTCACCTGCTTTACAGCTTCCTATTGCAGGGGTGTCTAATTCTAATACCAAAGAGGCAGCAGACCGTGCTCTACTACCCGCCAAGAAAGAAATGTTATTGTGTGGGGGTGTAGAGCAGGGAGCAACTAACAATGTTCCTGCTGCTGTAGGATCGCTCTCCCAAATAGCGAGTCCTGATggaaaagaatcaaaatcagCTGATGATTCTATTGGTCTGCCGGAAAAAGAATGTCCGGATGTTGCTAATCCAGATGATACAGAATCAAATTTGATGGATGGGCATCATTCCAAACCTCTTGAAAATAGAGAGGCATCTGCAAGTGATAAGAAGGTTGACATTCCTGCTGAGGAGGAGTATCCGTCTGGAAATGATTGCACATCGGATGGTAATCAAGATACTAATGCACATGGCGTGGAAAATAATGACTGTGAAAATGGAGAGGCTCAAAAAACTTTGGAGCATAGTGCAATTGAAGAAGGTATTGGGATACGTCAAGTACTTGACGGTGCCAGAAATTTGCTTGATGATAACCGGGAATCTGCGTCAGATGTTGACATGGACATTTCTGAATCTGATGATTGTGCAGAAAAATCTGAGAGCATATTGCTAGACCGAAAGGAGGAACAGTGCCACAGTGGTGTGGCGTTTTTTAATGTACCTCTGCCAGTTGAATCATCAATTGCCAGAAATCAGGAGGAGGAATTCATTAAGTATGTTAGACAACTGGATCAGGCAGAGCGAGAACTTCAAAGAG GTTCTTCGGTTTTCTCAAAGACAGAATCACATGTGAATAATGAAGAAATAGCTAAAGATGTTAATGTTGGAGGGAATAAAAGCAGGATTATAAATTTGCCTCGGGCATCATCTAATGTGTCACAATCAGGTGAATCTGGAAAGATTCCCATCGAAGGCATGGTTTTGTCAACGCGGAATCATGGGGAAGGATCTAACAATGCAGAATTTGAGGGTGAAAAATTCCGTGGACGGGGAAGCAG AGAAGGTAGGTACATGGATCCCAGATTCGAAAGAAAGAGGAATCGAGATCATCAGCCATTTCGTAGCAGTGGATCTGAATTTAGGCATAGCAGAGGAAGGGTTGATAACCGAGTACGAAATGTGCGTAGTGAATGGGATCCTGAGTTTTCTACAGAACATGGTCATGGGCATTCTAATTTTCGCTTTACTAGGTCCAAAGATAATATTTCTGCTAAATATGAGGGCAGTGATTTTGTTCCACGAGGTGGGAGGACTGTTGGTACTGGTAGGGGAAGGGGAAGGAGGAAATCCTTAGATAATGAGTTGCAAAGTTACCGCCATCCACCTTCTAGGAGGCGATCTCCTGGTGAGAGAGAGGGGCCTGTGTCACGCGGTGTGCGAATTCGAAGGGGTCCAAGAGATATTAGCCCAGATAGATGTATTCCTGAAGATGATCCTGATTTGATTGGATTGCGACATGAAGAGAAGTTCATAAGGGTTTTGCCAGGCGAGGTAATCAATAAAAAATTTTCACGTTCTCAACCTCAATATGAGAGATTACAAGATTCTTTTCTCCATGGAAACCAAAGTTTTTTACCCATGCAGAGGCGGATACCTCAACATATGCCTCAAATTCACTCAAAATCTCCTCCAAGATCCAGAACACGCTCTCCTGGCCCTTGGTTGTCACCTAGAAGAAGGTCGCCTGATGAGTTTGTTGGACATCCAGATCTGAATAATTGCCGCTCGCCTCGGCTTTACAGGATAGAAAGGATGACATCTCCTCAACGGCATCCATGTTATGCTGAAGGAATGGTGGTTAGAAGGAATGGTTCTCCTCCACAATACGTTACCCGACCATGTAATGACTCGAGAGAGATGGGTTCATCAAGAGATCTTGATCATCCACGGTCATATATGCGCAGTAGGAGTCCTGCTGGACAGATTGTCCCTAGGAATGCCAGAAGGTTTGTTGTAGACCCACGAGAAAGGCCGGAAACTGATGAATTATTTGCTGAAGCAATTCACTCCAGTAGATTTCATGATTTATTAGTAAGTAATGGAGGTGAGGATGATAGAAGAAATGGCATTGAGAGACCTGGTCCTGTTAGGTCATTTCATCCTCCTTACAATGATAATTCTGATGTAGCAAACTTCCATCATCATGACGAAGATGGCCCTCCTAGTAGGCCTTACAGATTCATAGCAGAAGTTGATGGTGAAATTCATGAGAGAGGAAATACAAGGGGAAGAAGATTTGAAAGAGGAAGTGTAAGAGGAAGAGGGTTTGAAAGACAGATTAAAAACCAACCAGATAAGGCTCCACCCAGGACAAGGAGCGCTGAAGAGCAAGAAGAAAGTTACTGGCAAAGTGAGCAGCAAAATTGGCACGAGATGTCTCCCTTTTGA